One Candidatus Poribacteria bacterium genomic region harbors:
- a CDS encoding DUF5110 domain-containing protein codes for MRRIRRRSGTETQTRSGRLSRSPTPSSFWFQSHPSMSSCSQVPRRWMPCADTTCSAEAVAFRRSGGLGFWHRVPTLYTDEATVAEVDEFAARGVPIDVVGLEPGWHSRSYPCTYEWDATRFPDPAAFIDKMSERRVHVNLWENPYVSPESALHDALLPLSGSHTVWCGIVPDLTLPEAQELIGSQHVREHLDIGVSGYKLDECDGHDAWLWPLHAEFPSGLTGEEMRQLYGLQWQAMLAERFRRRDRRTYGLVRGSYVGASPLPFVLYSDCYDHRDYITALCNSGFGGVLWTPEVRGAGSDEEWIRRVQSVCFSPMAMLNAWASGTKPWTFETVADAVREAILLRMRLLPYLYTAFAEYCFHGTPPFRAMPLERGTSDVSSDAIIDARDQYMMGPSILVAPLFAGQSSREVRFPSDRWYDFYTGKLVSDGGVATISAPLDQIPLFVRDGGIVPMMEASTHVPMPDEPMELEVRHYGRSASSYALYDDDGLSFAYERGEHAWIELAASRGASGLTGSSAIRFAGRETSYRAFLWRFMSGSAS; via the coding sequence ATGCGGCGAATCCGCCGACGGTCCGGGACCGAAACACAGACCCGGAGTGGTCGGCTCAGCCGCTCTCCGACGCCGTCGAGCTTCTGGTTCCAGAGCCATCCATCGATGTCATCGTGTTCGCAGGTCCCACGACGCTGGATGCCGTGCGCCGATACAACCTGCTCTGCGGAGGCGGTTGCCTTCCGCCGAAGTGGGGGGCTGGGGTTCTGGCATCGCGTGCCGACGCTGTACACGGACGAAGCGACGGTCGCCGAGGTGGACGAGTTCGCGGCGCGCGGCGTCCCCATCGATGTCGTCGGGCTCGAGCCGGGATGGCACTCGCGAAGCTACCCCTGCACGTACGAGTGGGATGCCACTCGGTTCCCGGACCCGGCGGCGTTCATCGACAAGATGTCCGAGCGTCGCGTCCACGTGAACCTGTGGGAGAACCCGTACGTATCGCCGGAATCGGCGCTCCACGACGCGCTGTTGCCGCTGTCCGGCTCGCACACGGTCTGGTGCGGCATCGTGCCGGACCTGACGCTGCCGGAGGCGCAGGAACTGATCGGCAGTCAGCATGTGCGGGAGCACCTGGACATCGGCGTGTCCGGCTATAAGCTCGACGAATGCGACGGGCACGACGCGTGGCTCTGGCCCCTGCATGCCGAGTTCCCTTCCGGGCTCACGGGCGAGGAGATGCGGCAGCTCTACGGCCTCCAGTGGCAGGCGATGTTGGCGGAGCGGTTCCGGCGACGGGATCGGCGCACGTACGGACTGGTCCGCGGATCGTATGTGGGAGCGTCGCCGCTGCCGTTCGTGCTCTACAGCGATTGCTACGATCACCGCGACTACATTACGGCGCTGTGCAACTCGGGGTTCGGCGGCGTGCTATGGACGCCGGAAGTCCGGGGCGCTGGCAGCGACGAGGAGTGGATTCGACGAGTTCAGTCGGTCTGCTTCTCACCGATGGCGATGCTGAACGCCTGGGCGAGCGGAACCAAGCCGTGGACGTTCGAGACGGTCGCCGACGCGGTGCGTGAGGCGATTCTGCTGCGGATGCGGCTGCTGCCGTACCTCTACACCGCCTTCGCGGAGTACTGCTTCCACGGAACACCGCCGTTCCGGGCGATGCCGCTGGAACGCGGGACCTCGGATGTCAGTTCCGACGCGATCATCGATGCCCGCGATCAGTACATGATGGGTCCGTCGATCTTGGTCGCCCCGCTCTTCGCCGGGCAGTCGTCCCGCGAAGTGCGGTTCCCGTCCGACCGATGGTACGACTTCTACACGGGGAAGCTCGTGTCCGATGGGGGCGTCGCGACCATCTCCGCGCCGCTCGATCAGATTCCGCTCTTCGTCCGCGATGGCGGCATCGTGCCGATGATGGAGGCATCGACGCACGTACCGATGCCGGACGAGCCGATGGAACTCGAAGTGCGGCACTACGGTCGGTCTGCCTCCTCGTACGCGCTCTACGACGATGACGGGCTGTCGTTCGCGTATGAACGCGGGGAGCATGCCTGGATCGAGCTCGCGGCATCACGCGGAGCCAGTGGGCTCACCGGTTCCAGCGCCATACGGTTCGCAGGCAGAGAGACCAGCTATCGAGCGTTCCTCTGGCGGTTCATGTCGGGGAGCGCGTCGTAA